The following are encoded together in the Deinococcus roseus genome:
- a CDS encoding phosphotransferase family protein: MQLPDFPDLTPEILQSLLEQHQLAGLDITPLPQTGIFNRVYDLGGKWILRIPRNAPPFIEALTKESVAVPALTAAGVTTPELRFFDGSLQILPVPYSIYEKVNGVNLESLQRSPAENAEVWEQVGRELVKVHHLPDPTAVQGLHLEDVGSPEDWIEGFATDGHFTLEEARWLQSWVARLKPYVLPPEHHTFRHGDMQGTNVMVDSKGEFAALIDWGACGWGDPAHDLVGVPLQASQNMLEAYRKIQPLPDDETAEARILLMNLQHLCFLIPRPALKEVSWAERPMSRWLDMVRHVNLLTSGNWKKFL; encoded by the coding sequence TTGCAATTGCCTGATTTTCCTGACCTGACCCCTGAAATCCTGCAATCTCTGCTGGAGCAGCATCAACTGGCTGGACTGGACATCACCCCCCTTCCCCAGACCGGGATTTTCAATCGGGTGTACGACCTGGGAGGAAAGTGGATCCTGCGCATTCCCAGAAATGCCCCGCCGTTCATTGAGGCCCTGACCAAGGAATCTGTGGCTGTCCCCGCCTTGACTGCTGCCGGAGTGACCACCCCTGAGCTGCGGTTTTTTGATGGCTCTTTGCAGATTCTGCCCGTACCGTACAGCATTTATGAAAAAGTGAATGGGGTGAATCTGGAATCCCTGCAGCGTTCCCCTGCAGAAAATGCTGAGGTCTGGGAACAGGTGGGACGTGAACTGGTCAAGGTGCATCATCTGCCGGATCCCACTGCAGTCCAGGGGCTGCACCTTGAAGATGTGGGATCTCCCGAAGACTGGATTGAAGGCTTTGCCACCGATGGGCATTTCACGCTGGAAGAAGCCCGCTGGTTGCAAAGCTGGGTGGCCCGGCTCAAGCCGTATGTCTTGCCGCCAGAACACCACACCTTCCGACATGGGGACATGCAGGGCACCAATGTGATGGTGGACAGCAAGGGGGAATTTGCTGCCCTGATCGACTGGGGAGCCTGCGGATGGGGAGATCCTGCCCACGATCTGGTGGGGGTGCCGCTGCAAGCCAGCCAGAACATGCTGGAAGCCTACCGCAAAATTCAGCCTTTGCCAGACGATGAAACCGCCGAAGCCCGCATTTTGCTGATGAACCTGCAACACCTGTGCTTCCTGATCCCCCGTCCTGCCCTGAAAGAGGTGAGCTGGGCCGAACGGCCCATGAGCCGCTGGCTGGACATGGTGCGCCATGTGAATCTGCTGACTTCTGGAAACTGGAAAAAATTTCTCTGA
- a CDS encoding pentapeptide repeat-containing protein, with the protein MTRLTLPKLPKKLNPDAPDLLSESSYASLLLETDWSGTEVHGVTFQGVLFQDSDLSETLWEWTRMQDVLMEHCNLSGLRWHEAGLTRIRMYQCRLLGAQFTGLESAHLILEGCDARLSFWQGNFKQAHFKDTNFTDASFDRVDLSKAVFRNCTLSKTNLRECKLEETDLRGSTLSGFRVQVQNLQGAIIETAQLPELAHLLGVVVNDAPET; encoded by the coding sequence ATGACCAGACTGACCCTCCCCAAATTGCCCAAAAAACTGAATCCCGATGCCCCCGACCTGCTCTCAGAAAGCAGTTATGCATCTTTGCTGCTGGAAACCGACTGGTCTGGCACCGAAGTGCATGGGGTGACTTTTCAGGGGGTGCTCTTTCAGGACAGCGACCTGAGTGAAACCCTCTGGGAATGGACCCGCATGCAAGATGTGCTGATGGAACACTGCAATCTGTCGGGCCTCAGGTGGCATGAAGCCGGCCTGACTCGCATCCGCATGTACCAGTGCAGGCTGCTGGGAGCCCAGTTCACAGGCCTGGAATCTGCCCATCTGATTCTGGAGGGCTGTGATGCCCGACTCAGTTTCTGGCAGGGCAATTTCAAGCAGGCCCACTTCAAGGACACCAACTTCACAGATGCCAGCTTTGACCGGGTGGACCTCAGCAAGGCTGTTTTCAGGAACTGCACCCTCAGCAAAACCAACCTCAGGGAATGCAAACTGGAAGAAACCGACCTGAGGGGCAGTACGCTTTCTGGCTTTCGGGTGCAGGTGCAAAACCTGCAGGGAGCCATCATTGAAACCGCCCAGCTTCCCGAACTGGCCCATTTGCTGGGTGTGGTGGTGAATGATGCTCCTGAAACCTGA
- the pyrF gene encoding orotidine-5'-phosphate decarboxylase, which translates to MFQQRLRERSEKQNTRLCLGLDPRLAAHGSFEQMKRQTLAVLEGVAPHAACVKPQAAFYEAMGLQGIEFMIELMRLARTLDLPVLLDAKRGDIGSTAEAYAQAWMTGEHAGNALTVNPYLGFETLRPFVDAGRKNGGGVFVLVKTSNPGSKDLQDLSTPDGLLAEVVAKALDSLGAEEGEGLSSVGAVVGATHPAELKKFRDLMPRATLLLPGLGAQGAKAEDLVDAFHEDGSGAVVSASRGIQYASADLGVEAAVQAAIRFKDQLNQAAQK; encoded by the coding sequence GTGTTTCAGCAGAGACTGAGGGAACGAAGCGAAAAACAGAACACCCGCCTGTGCCTGGGCCTGGACCCGAGGCTGGCTGCACACGGCAGTTTTGAACAGATGAAAAGGCAAACGCTGGCGGTGCTGGAAGGTGTTGCTCCCCACGCGGCCTGTGTGAAACCCCAGGCCGCTTTTTATGAAGCCATGGGCCTGCAGGGCATTGAATTCATGATCGAACTGATGCGACTGGCCCGCACCCTGGACTTGCCTGTGCTGCTGGACGCCAAACGCGGAGACATTGGCAGCACTGCAGAAGCCTACGCCCAGGCCTGGATGACCGGAGAGCACGCCGGAAATGCCCTGACCGTCAATCCCTACCTGGGTTTTGAAACCCTCAGGCCCTTTGTGGATGCAGGGCGCAAAAATGGAGGCGGGGTCTTTGTGCTGGTCAAAACCTCCAATCCTGGATCAAAAGACCTGCAGGACCTTTCCACCCCGGATGGCCTGCTGGCCGAAGTGGTGGCAAAAGCCCTGGACAGCCTGGGTGCAGAAGAAGGAGAAGGGCTCAGCAGTGTGGGGGCAGTGGTGGGAGCCACCCACCCGGCAGAACTGAAAAAGTTCCGGGATCTGATGCCCAGAGCCACCCTGCTGTTGCCCGGCCTGGGGGCTCAGGGGGCAAAAGCAGAAGATCTGGTAGATGCTTTCCATGAAGACGGTTCTGGTGCCGTGGTCAGTGCCTCCAGAGGCATCCAGTACGCCAGTGCAGACCTGGGTGTGGAGGCAGCAGTGCAGGCGGCCATCAGGTTTAAAGACCAGTTGAATCAGGCTGCTCAGAAGTAA
- a CDS encoding oxidoreductase: MTSRPLNVKPLNVALLGYGFAGKTFHAPLIASVPELKLHVVSSSQPEKVHVDFPDAVVETDPYVALAREDVDLVVIATPNTTHFDLAKAALLAGKHVVVDKPFTLTTVEARELDTLAARSELLLSVFHNRRWDADFLTLKQLVAEGTLGRIVHFESHFDRYRPSVVNRWREQDLPGSGLWYDLGPHVLDQAVQLFGWPETLQADLAVQRDGGQATDFFHVTLGYGSLRVILHGSMLVAAPNPRFIVHGASGSYIKYGLDTQESALKAGDKPGDPNWGHDPEKGTLYTQQDGQIQQQTAENQSGTYQTYYQGIASALQQDAFNPVTAEQAIWVMELLERAEESAQTGSRLVLERKTP; the protein is encoded by the coding sequence ATGACCTCGAGACCCCTGAATGTGAAGCCCCTGAATGTGGCCCTGCTCGGGTACGGATTTGCAGGCAAGACCTTTCATGCACCCCTGATTGCCAGCGTGCCAGAGCTGAAATTGCATGTGGTGTCCTCCAGTCAACCTGAAAAAGTGCATGTGGATTTCCCGGATGCTGTGGTGGAAACAGATCCCTATGTTGCCCTTGCCAGAGAGGATGTGGATCTGGTGGTGATCGCCACCCCCAACACCACCCACTTTGATCTGGCCAAAGCGGCTTTGCTGGCAGGTAAACACGTGGTCGTGGACAAGCCTTTCACTTTGACCACCGTGGAGGCCAGAGAACTGGACACCCTGGCAGCCCGCTCTGAACTCCTGCTCTCGGTGTTTCACAACCGGCGCTGGGATGCAGATTTCCTGACCTTAAAGCAGCTTGTTGCAGAGGGCACCCTGGGACGCATTGTGCATTTTGAATCCCATTTTGACCGTTACCGTCCCAGTGTGGTGAACCGCTGGCGGGAACAGGATTTGCCCGGAAGTGGTTTGTGGTACGACCTCGGACCGCACGTGCTGGATCAGGCGGTGCAGCTTTTTGGCTGGCCTGAAACCCTGCAGGCAGATCTGGCGGTGCAGCGCGATGGAGGTCAGGCCACTGACTTTTTCCATGTGACGCTGGGTTACGGTTCCCTCAGGGTCATTTTGCATGGTTCCATGCTGGTGGCTGCGCCCAATCCCAGGTTCATCGTGCATGGAGCGTCTGGAAGTTACATCAAATATGGGCTGGACACCCAGGAAAGTGCCCTCAAAGCAGGAGACAAGCCCGGAGATCCCAACTGGGGCCATGACCCTGAAAAAGGCACCCTCTACACCCAGCAAGACGGCCAGATCCAGCAGCAAACCGCAGAAAACCAGAGCGGCACATACCAGACCTACTATCAGGGCATCGCTTCAGCTTTGCAGCAAGATGCTTTCAATCCAGTGACCGCAGAGCAGGCCATCTGGGTGATGGAACTGTTGGAACGTGCAGAGGAATCTGCCCAGACGGGAAGCCGTCTGGTACTCGAAAGGAAAACCCCATGA
- a CDS encoding heme-degrading domain-containing protein, which produces MNLQTDIQRIQQQEETLRFEAFDFDTAWELGNAIREIALQEGKGVVIDIHRLDGLQLFFTALPGTNPDNLNWVRRKANVVRHFQKSSYQIGQDLKARNTTVTEAHGLSDADHATHGGAFPIVLKTGEMVGVVTVSGVPQREDHALVVKGLCKVLDQDHDTLKLD; this is translated from the coding sequence ATGAATTTGCAAACCGACATCCAGCGCATCCAGCAGCAGGAAGAAACCCTGCGCTTCGAGGCTTTCGATTTTGACACCGCCTGGGAACTGGGCAACGCCATCCGGGAAATTGCCCTGCAGGAAGGCAAAGGGGTGGTCATTGACATCCATCGCTTGGATGGCCTGCAACTGTTCTTCACAGCCCTCCCTGGCACCAACCCCGACAACCTGAACTGGGTGCGCAGAAAAGCCAATGTGGTCAGGCACTTCCAGAAAAGCTCTTATCAGATCGGTCAGGACCTCAAGGCCAGAAACACCACCGTCACCGAAGCCCACGGTCTGTCTGATGCGGACCACGCCACCCACGGAGGCGCTTTCCCCATCGTGCTGAAAACAGGGGAGATGGTCGGGGTGGTCACGGTTTCTGGTGTTCCCCAGCGGGAAGACCATGCTCTGGTGGTCAAGGGGCTGTGCAAGGTGCTGGATCAGGACCATGACACCCTGAAACTGGATTGA
- the rplT gene encoding 50S ribosomal protein L20 — MPRAKTGIIRRRRHKKVLKRAKGFWGSRSKQYKNAFQTLLNAATYEYRDRRNKKRDFRRLWIQRINAAARLNDISYSSLMFGLKKAGIALDRKILADIAAREPQVFAGLVTTAKNALASA; from the coding sequence ATGCCACGCGCCAAGACTGGTATCATCCGCCGCCGCCGTCACAAGAAGGTTCTGAAACGCGCCAAAGGCTTCTGGGGTTCACGCTCCAAGCAGTACAAGAACGCCTTCCAGACCCTGCTGAACGCAGCCACCTACGAATACCGCGACCGTCGCAACAAGAAGCGCGACTTCCGTCGCCTGTGGATCCAGCGCATCAACGCTGCCGCTCGCCTCAACGACATCAGCTACTCCAGCCTGATGTTCGGTCTGAAAAAAGCTGGCATCGCCCTGGACCGCAAAATCCTGGCCGACATCGCCGCCCGTGAACCCCAGGTGTTCGCCGGTCTGGTGACCACCGCCAAAAACGCTCTCGCCAGCGCTTAA
- the rpmI gene encoding 50S ribosomal protein L35, giving the protein MPKQKTKKAAVRRIKVTATGKVMAFKSGKRHQNTGKSGKEIANKGTGFVLAKSEWARMKLMFPGGRN; this is encoded by the coding sequence ATGCCCAAGCAAAAGACCAAAAAGGCTGCTGTGCGTCGCATCAAAGTGACTGCAACCGGCAAAGTCATGGCGTTCAAAAGTGGCAAGCGCCACCAGAACACCGGCAAATCTGGCAAAGAAATCGCCAACAAAGGCACCGGATTTGTGCTGGCCAAGAGTGAGTGGGCCCGCATGAAACTCATGTTCCCCGGAGGACGCAACTAA
- a CDS encoding phosphotransferase family protein codes for MGGQLSTLLQRLGVVGEVVRSLLGQSEPITCPVMLKPALKAVWPDLKSMEVWKFGEGERADYASVRLERAGGSEEVFVKYRPMWDFSPRHHQRFLNEILYLREFAPLVNIPHAALKGAQHNSQTFKAHLILENLESRCMQWSDLPEPERFARVNRVVELLASFHAQWMLHPSLKKHPSHPWGDHLPRLLQKHRTALKQPPEGIAAEMRNTVLQLLEPGRLEEIYAPARHITLCHGDFHFGQVLVDRLNRDRLYLIDYEHTAVTPLGFDLAHFLGVRFNWFERTHLEAALLDGYLHALQQHGVLLSREELLQEYRVGLLHNFLLMWSRCQKEPIPMFHELLQRLWVALQEHQVLQPAAVLR; via the coding sequence GTGGGTGGTCAGCTGAGCACCCTGCTGCAACGTCTGGGGGTGGTGGGTGAAGTGGTACGCAGTTTGCTGGGCCAATCTGAACCCATCACCTGTCCAGTCATGCTGAAACCCGCCCTGAAAGCGGTGTGGCCAGACCTGAAAAGCATGGAAGTCTGGAAATTCGGAGAAGGGGAGCGGGCAGATTATGCTTCGGTCCGTCTGGAACGCGCAGGAGGCAGTGAAGAGGTTTTTGTGAAGTACCGTCCCATGTGGGATTTCAGCCCCAGACACCACCAGCGGTTCCTCAATGAGATCCTATATTTGCGTGAATTTGCTCCCCTGGTGAACATTCCCCATGCTGCCCTGAAAGGTGCACAGCACAACAGCCAGACCTTCAAAGCCCACTTGATCCTGGAAAACCTGGAAAGCCGCTGCATGCAGTGGTCTGACCTTCCCGAACCCGAGCGTTTTGCACGGGTGAACAGGGTGGTGGAATTGCTGGCCAGCTTTCATGCCCAGTGGATGTTGCATCCCAGCCTGAAGAAACATCCCAGTCACCCCTGGGGAGACCATTTGCCCAGACTGTTGCAGAAACACCGCACTGCCCTGAAACAGCCTCCAGAAGGCATCGCTGCAGAAATGCGAAACACCGTTTTGCAACTTCTGGAACCAGGACGTCTAGAAGAAATTTATGCACCTGCACGCCACATCACCCTCTGCCATGGGGATTTTCATTTTGGGCAGGTGCTGGTGGACCGCCTGAACCGGGACCGCCTGTACCTGATCGATTATGAACACACGGCAGTCACGCCCCTGGGATTTGACCTCGCCCATTTCCTGGGGGTGAGGTTCAACTGGTTTGAACGCACCCATCTGGAAGCTGCATTGCTGGACGGCTATCTGCACGCTTTACAGCAGCATGGGGTTTTGCTTTCCAGAGAAGAACTGCTGCAGGAATACCGTGTGGGATTGCTGCACAATTTTTTGTTGATGTGGTCCCGCTGCCAAAAAGAGCCCATTCCCATGTTTCATGAGCTGTTGCAGCGCCTGTGGGTGGCTTTGCAAGAACATCAGGTTTTGCAGCCTGCTGCTGTCTTGCGGTAA
- a CDS encoding methyltransferase domain-containing protein, with protein sequence MQTYQLDLLEGLTPFVLNELKPLNARILTKGKDFLRIAFPGKPLPLLQLRTVVAVSRIEQFEVPRPKALLGHQHLTRLLSIIQDTQKLGVFSSFRFAAAGSDSSVFQRLAEEISKQSKLKHDPEEGELVLRFLKAGAGWEVLVRLSPRPLSARPWRVANMEGGLNATVASAMLQLAHIEKHDVVYNPMCGSGTLMIECGLIYGNRKVSGCDLDFEHVGFAQVNLQAAGLDFPVELADATHLDQPAQSVDVIVCDLPWGDNVGSNTGNLSLYPEFFREMTRIATPGARMVLISHEVKLMDRLVKGQTDWKLLREDRVYHGGHFPRIYTFNRSL encoded by the coding sequence ATGCAGACGTACCAGCTGGACCTTCTCGAAGGCCTGACCCCCTTCGTGCTGAATGAACTGAAACCCCTGAATGCCAGAATCCTGACCAAAGGCAAGGACTTCTTGCGCATTGCTTTTCCTGGGAAACCCCTTCCACTGTTGCAGCTCAGAACTGTGGTGGCAGTGTCCAGAATTGAGCAGTTTGAGGTGCCCAGACCCAAAGCCTTGCTGGGCCACCAGCACCTCACCCGACTGCTCAGCATCATTCAGGACACCCAGAAACTGGGGGTTTTCTCTTCTTTCCGTTTTGCAGCTGCAGGCAGTGATTCCAGTGTGTTTCAGCGGTTGGCAGAGGAGATCAGCAAGCAGAGCAAACTGAAACACGACCCGGAAGAAGGTGAACTGGTTTTGCGGTTCCTGAAGGCAGGAGCAGGCTGGGAAGTGCTGGTTCGCCTGTCCCCCAGACCGCTTTCTGCCCGGCCCTGGCGGGTGGCCAACATGGAAGGAGGCCTCAACGCCACCGTGGCTTCTGCCATGCTGCAACTCGCCCACATTGAAAAACATGATGTGGTGTACAACCCAATGTGTGGCTCGGGAACCCTGATGATCGAATGCGGTCTGATTTACGGCAACAGGAAGGTGTCAGGCTGTGATCTGGATTTCGAGCACGTGGGATTTGCACAGGTCAACCTGCAGGCTGCAGGGCTGGATTTCCCTGTGGAACTGGCAGATGCCACCCATCTGGACCAGCCAGCGCAAAGTGTGGATGTGATTGTCTGCGACCTCCCCTGGGGAGACAACGTGGGCAGCAACACCGGCAACCTTTCGCTGTACCCCGAATTCTTCCGTGAGATGACCCGCATTGCCACGCCCGGAGCACGCATGGTGCTGATTTCCCACGAGGTCAAACTGATGGACCGTCTGGTCAAAGGCCAGACAGACTGGAAACTGCTCCGGGAAGACCGGGTGTACCATGGCGGGCATTTCCCCCGCATTTACACCTTCAACCGTTCACTCTGA
- the infC gene encoding translation initiation factor IF-3, giving the protein MVVISKEHKINEQIRVRQVRLIDDEGGQVGIIDTREALRVAQEKGLDLVMVGATAVPPVCKLMDYGRFRYEQQQNEKDNRRRARTQEVKSIKFRIKIDDNDFNTKTNHVRRFLEEGNKVKVTIMFRGRERTHPELGERILERVAEAIKDIGTPEGSPSIAGMDMNMIVAPVPGKVKKKDSDKDSDTVTETVASEA; this is encoded by the coding sequence GTGGTTGTAATTTCTAAAGAGCACAAGATCAATGAGCAGATTCGGGTTCGGCAAGTCCGTTTGATTGATGACGAGGGCGGCCAAGTTGGCATCATCGATACCAGGGAAGCCCTGCGTGTCGCCCAGGAAAAAGGCCTGGATCTGGTGATGGTTGGCGCTACTGCTGTTCCCCCGGTCTGTAAACTCATGGATTACGGGCGTTTTCGTTATGAGCAACAACAGAACGAAAAAGACAACCGCCGTCGTGCACGCACCCAGGAAGTCAAGTCGATCAAATTCCGCATTAAAATCGATGACAACGACTTCAACACCAAAACCAACCACGTGCGCCGCTTCCTGGAAGAAGGCAACAAAGTCAAGGTCACCATCATGTTCCGTGGCCGCGAACGCACCCACCCCGAACTGGGTGAACGCATCCTGGAACGGGTTGCAGAAGCCATCAAAGACATTGGAACCCCCGAAGGTTCTCCTTCGATTGCTGGCATGGACATGAACATGATCGTTGCGCCTGTCCCGGGCAAGGTCAAGAAAAAGGACTCCGATAAAGATTCTGACACGGTTACCGAGACCGTTGCCTCGGAAGCCTGA
- a CDS encoding NUDIX hydrolase, producing MYTLTLPPFAAQVGLAVDVVAFAMHKGQLHILLVRRGLEPHSQSWALPGGFVQHEETLAAAALRELREETSVALSPNHLEQLYTFGNPGRDPRGRIVSVAHMAVLPHGTPAVHAGGSTVGAAWFVAHDPPPLAFDHADILSRAIRRLQTRLEYANLAFEFLPEHFTLPELQEVYEAILNQKLDKRNFRKRILSQGLLEPAGERRNGVGRPAQVYRRTKRVKYPGSAL from the coding sequence ATGTATACACTAACACTGCCTCCTTTCGCTGCTCAAGTGGGTCTAGCAGTGGATGTGGTGGCCTTTGCCATGCACAAGGGCCAGCTGCACATCCTGCTGGTTCGCCGTGGTCTGGAACCCCACTCCCAATCCTGGGCGCTTCCCGGGGGTTTCGTTCAACACGAAGAAACCCTGGCTGCTGCTGCCCTGAGGGAACTCCGTGAAGAGACCAGTGTGGCGCTCTCTCCCAACCATCTTGAACAACTTTATACTTTTGGCAATCCTGGCCGTGACCCCCGTGGCCGCATTGTTTCCGTGGCCCACATGGCGGTTTTGCCCCACGGAACCCCTGCTGTGCACGCCGGAGGCAGCACGGTGGGTGCAGCCTGGTTTGTGGCCCACGATCCACCTCCGCTGGCTTTCGACCACGCGGACATCCTGTCCCGTGCCATCCGCAGGCTGCAAACCCGCCTGGAATACGCCAACCTGGCTTTTGAATTTCTGCCCGAGCACTTCACCCTGCCTGAACTGCAGGAAGTGTATGAGGCGATCCTCAACCAGAAGCTGGACAAGCGCAACTTCCGCAAGCGCATCCTCTCACAGGGGTTGCTGGAGCCTGCAGGAGAGCGCCGCAACGGTGTGGGCCGTCCTGCGCAGGTGTACCGCCGCACCAAACGGGTGAAATACCCCGGATCTGCCCTCTGA
- a CDS encoding YbaB/EbfC family nucleoid-associated protein: protein MDMKKLMKQMQQAQVAAQKIQDQLAGMTVTGSASGMVEVTLNGQGKLQALKINPQAVDPDDVEALEDLLLVAFKDAQEKADALQQQETQRSMGFLGGLM, encoded by the coding sequence ATGGACATGAAGAAACTGATGAAGCAAATGCAGCAGGCCCAGGTCGCTGCACAGAAAATTCAAGACCAGCTTGCTGGGATGACCGTGACTGGATCGGCCAGTGGCATGGTGGAAGTGACCCTGAACGGTCAGGGCAAACTGCAAGCCCTCAAGATCAACCCCCAGGCTGTGGATCCGGACGATGTGGAAGCCCTGGAAGACCTCCTGCTGGTGGCCTTCAAAGATGCCCAGGAGAAAGCCGACGCGCTGCAACAGCAGGAAACGCAGCGCAGCATGGGCTTCCTGGGCGGCCTGATGTGA
- the recR gene encoding recombination mediator RecR yields the protein MKYPSSLLQLIRELSRWPGIGPKSAQKLAFYLFEQPQEDIERIARLLLSAKEELHLCPQCFNVTDKELCEVCSDATRAQNQICVVEDPGDVLAIERSGEYRGLYHVLHGAISPMHGVGPDKLYIKQLLTRVTPDHEVILATSTTVEGEATSMYLQRQLAPTNATVSRIAYGLPVGGALEYADEVTLGRAISGRQKIK from the coding sequence ATGAAGTACCCATCCAGCCTGCTTCAATTGATCCGGGAACTGTCCAGATGGCCGGGCATTGGCCCCAAAAGTGCCCAGAAACTGGCCTTTTACCTGTTTGAACAGCCCCAGGAAGACATCGAACGGATTGCCAGACTGCTTTTAAGCGCCAAGGAAGAACTGCACCTCTGCCCCCAGTGCTTCAACGTCACCGACAAGGAGCTCTGCGAGGTGTGCAGCGACGCCACCCGTGCCCAGAACCAGATCTGTGTTGTGGAAGACCCCGGTGATGTGCTGGCCATTGAACGCTCTGGTGAGTACCGTGGCCTGTACCATGTGCTGCACGGCGCCATCAGTCCCATGCACGGGGTCGGGCCGGACAAGCTGTACATCAAGCAACTCCTGACCCGCGTGACCCCCGACCATGAAGTGATTCTGGCCACCAGCACCACTGTGGAAGGGGAAGCCACCAGCATGTACCTGCAACGGCAACTGGCCCCCACCAATGCCACGGTCAGCCGCATTGCATATGGGCTGCCTGTGGGTGGAGCCCTGGAATATGCAGATGAAGTGACCCTGGGACGGGCCATTTCGGGGCGTCAGAAAATCAAATAA
- a CDS encoding NUDIX hydrolase: MPISRVIPLKRAAHVYLVQDGHLLLVTERMDDGSIFWGLPGGKARDGESLADAAIRQVKEETGLDLFDIEFISLLEGEMLSMTKHAHYANFARFTGKCKGELQPMDPEVLSAEWIPFDKVMQLVRFGPPPEFEERNPLIWVPTQDFLAGTPKAYYPI; encoded by the coding sequence ATGCCGATTTCTCGGGTCATTCCCCTCAAACGCGCCGCACACGTCTATCTGGTGCAAGATGGACACCTGCTTCTGGTCACCGAACGCATGGACGATGGTTCCATTTTCTGGGGCCTTCCCGGTGGAAAAGCCAGAGACGGTGAATCTCTGGCCGATGCCGCCATCCGGCAGGTCAAAGAAGAAACAGGCCTGGACCTGTTCGACATCGAATTCATCTCCCTGCTGGAAGGGGAAATGCTTTCCATGACCAAACACGCACACTACGCCAATTTCGCCCGCTTCACCGGAAAATGCAAAGGGGAACTGCAACCCATGGATCCCGAGGTGCTCTCTGCGGAGTGGATTCCTTTTGACAAGGTGATGCAACTGGTGCGCTTTGGTCCTCCACCCGAATTCGAGGAGCGCAACCCGCTGATCTGGGTGCCCACCCAGGATTTCCTGGCCGGGACTCCGAAGGCGTATTACCCCATCTGA